One region of Clostridiales bacterium genomic DNA includes:
- a CDS encoding phosphoribosyltransferase family protein, protein MTYEMDIAGLKRDLPLCKVTDDLYIGAFVMFGDVELTVHCAAELLKLTPEYDYLIAPEAKAIPLVYEMARQSGADKYFVARKKAKAYMSSVFQVHVKSITTQGVQTLVLDQTDAELIHGKRIVIVDDVISTGESLRAMEELVNEAGGIIVGKMAVLAEGDANDRPDITVLGKLPLFNPDGTPKA, encoded by the coding sequence ATGACATATGAGATGGATATCGCCGGGCTAAAGCGCGATCTGCCCCTGTGCAAGGTCACGGACGACCTGTACATCGGCGCGTTCGTCATGTTCGGCGACGTGGAGCTGACCGTGCACTGCGCAGCCGAGCTTCTCAAGCTGACGCCCGAATATGACTACCTGATCGCACCCGAAGCGAAAGCCATCCCGCTGGTGTACGAAATGGCCCGCCAGAGCGGCGCGGACAAATATTTCGTCGCCCGCAAAAAGGCCAAAGCCTACATGAGCAGCGTGTTCCAGGTACACGTCAAGTCCATCACGACGCAGGGCGTACAGACGCTCGTGCTCGACCAGACGGACGCGGAGCTGATCCACGGCAAGCGCATCGTCATCGTCGATGATGTGATCTCGACCGGCGAGTCGCTGCGCGCGATGGAGGAGCTCGTCAACGAGGCCGGCGGCATCATCGTCGGCAAGATGGCCGTGCTCGCCGAAGGCGACGCCAACGACCGCCCCGACATCACCGTGCTCGGCAAGCTGCCGCTGTTCAACCCCGACGGCACGCCGAAAGCGTAA
- a CDS encoding kinase to dihydroxyacetone kinase has translation MLEFRFDTQLLIEGHGLDEDAIHDYIQRNIAGDCLLAVGDEDLIKIHFHTNTPWKVLEYCAGLGDIHDVVIENMERQENGLHG, from the coding sequence ATGCTCGAATTCCGGTTTGACACCCAGCTGCTCATCGAGGGCCACGGCCTCGACGAGGACGCGATCCACGACTACATCCAGCGCAATATCGCGGGCGACTGCCTGCTGGCCGTTGGCGACGAGGATCTCATCAAGATCCACTTCCACACGAACACGCCCTGGAAGGTGCTCGAATACTGCGCGGGCCTGGGCGACATTCACGACGTCGTCATCGAAAACATGGAGCGTCAGGAAAACGGCCTGCACGGCTGA
- a CDS encoding LPXTG cell wall anchor domain-containing protein, with product MKRFVAILLILVLVFALSATAFAASNVTSPEKGNTNPNVNPDSGKTSPQTGESFSILWVILAAVAAVGAVLFCGKKLVRAK from the coding sequence ATGAAGCGTTTTGTGGCCATTCTTCTGATACTCGTGCTTGTGTTTGCACTGTCGGCGACGGCGTTTGCTGCCAGCAATGTTACCAGCCCGGAGAAGGGCAACACGAATCCGAATGTCAATCCCGATTCCGGCAAGACCTCTCCGCAGACCGGTGAATCCTTCAGCATCCTGTGGGTAATCCTGGCGGCCGTTGCTGCGGTCGGAGCGGTGCTGTTTTGCGGCAAAAAGCTGGTTCGCGCCAAGTAA
- the rfbB gene encoding dTDP-glucose 4,6-dehydratase — protein sequence MTRFVTGGAGFIGANYLFYLRGHYPDDRLVCIDKLTYAGDLSTLAPLLGQPNFRFAKVDICDREAVYGLFEEEHPDVVVNFAAESHVDRSIADPSLFLQTNIIGTSVLMDACRKYGNVRFHQVSTDEVYGDLPLDRPDLLFTEQTPLHTSSPYSSSKAAADLLAGAYGRTYGLPVTISRCSNNYGPYQFPEKLIPLMIVNALADRPLPVYGRGLNVRDWLYVGDHCRAIDLVVNHGRIGEVYNIGGHNEMRNIDIVRLICRKLGKPERLITYVADRQGHDLRYAIDPTKIHTELGWLPETRFADGIGRTIDWYLANRPWWEEILSGAYRTGYERLCGGSPTP from the coding sequence ATGACTAGATTCGTCACGGGCGGCGCCGGCTTCATCGGCGCAAACTACCTGTTTTATCTGCGCGGGCACTACCCGGACGACCGACTCGTGTGCATCGACAAGCTCACCTATGCCGGCGACCTCTCCACGCTCGCGCCGCTGCTCGGGCAGCCGAACTTCCGCTTTGCCAAGGTGGACATCTGCGACCGGGAGGCGGTCTACGGCCTGTTTGAAGAAGAACATCCCGACGTGGTCGTGAACTTCGCGGCCGAGAGCCATGTGGATCGCTCGATCGCCGACCCGTCGCTGTTTCTGCAGACGAACATCATCGGCACGTCCGTGCTCATGGATGCCTGCCGTAAATACGGCAATGTGCGCTTTCATCAGGTCTCGACCGACGAGGTCTATGGCGACCTGCCGCTCGACCGGCCGGATCTGCTGTTCACCGAGCAGACACCGCTGCACACCAGCTCACCCTACAGCAGCTCCAAGGCCGCGGCCGATCTGCTGGCGGGGGCGTACGGGCGCACGTACGGCCTGCCGGTCACGATCTCGCGCTGCTCGAATAACTACGGGCCGTATCAGTTCCCGGAAAAGCTCATCCCGCTCATGATCGTAAATGCCCTCGCAGACCGGCCGCTGCCGGTGTACGGCCGGGGGCTGAACGTGCGCGACTGGCTGTATGTCGGCGATCACTGCCGGGCCATCGACCTTGTGGTCAACCACGGCCGCATCGGCGAGGTGTACAACATCGGCGGCCACAACGAGATGCGCAACATCGACATCGTGCGCCTGATCTGCCGCAAGCTCGGCAAGCCCGAGCGCCTCATCACCTACGTCGCCGACCGGCAGGGGCACGACCTGCGCTATGCCATCGACCCCACGAAGATCCACACGGAGCTCGGCTGGCTGCCGGAGACGCGCTTTGCCGACGGCATTGGCCGGACGATCGACTGGTATCTCGCCAACCGTCCCTGGTGGGAGGAGATCCTCAGCGGGGCTTACCGCACCGGCTATGAACGGCTGTGCGGCGGCAGCCCCACGCCGTGA
- a CDS encoding class B sortase — translation MKTKKILVRSVLVLVALAALCACAWCVWYIIQYYQGQSFGDRMRTNAPDDTGSFQLERVKIPVDFDELQAMNPDIYAWVTIPDTDISYAVLQREGDEEYYSKHSENGAYYSGGSIFSQDYNQKDFSDPMTVLYGHNLRNGRMFAQLNDFSDAEVFEAHRYIYVYLPDRMLVYEIFAAYPHSNEHLLLCHDFADADDFTAYFDAEQAQKSLQSNFRTDAWPEPGDRVLTLSTCFRGDNHQRYLVQGKLVAEAHAK, via the coding sequence ATGAAAACGAAAAAGATCCTTGTGCGCAGCGTGCTGGTGCTTGTGGCGCTCGCGGCGCTGTGCGCGTGCGCGTGGTGCGTGTGGTACATCATTCAGTACTATCAGGGCCAGTCCTTCGGCGACCGGATGCGCACCAACGCCCCGGACGACACCGGCAGCTTCCAGCTCGAGCGCGTGAAGATTCCGGTCGATTTCGACGAGCTGCAGGCCATGAACCCGGATATCTATGCCTGGGTCACGATCCCGGATACGGACATTAGCTACGCCGTGCTCCAGCGTGAAGGGGACGAGGAGTATTACTCCAAGCACAGCGAAAACGGCGCGTACTACAGCGGCGGCAGCATCTTCAGTCAGGACTACAACCAGAAGGATTTCAGCGACCCCATGACCGTGCTCTACGGGCACAACCTGCGCAACGGACGCATGTTTGCCCAGCTCAACGACTTTTCGGATGCCGAGGTCTTTGAGGCGCACCGCTACATCTATGTCTATCTCCCGGACCGGATGCTTGTCTATGAGATCTTCGCGGCCTATCCGCATTCGAACGAGCACCTGCTGCTGTGTCACGACTTTGCGGATGCGGACGATTTCACGGCGTATTTTGATGCCGAGCAGGCGCAAAAGAGCCTGCAGTCCAACTTCCGCACCGACGCCTGGCCCGAACCGGGCGACCGGGTGCTGACGCTCTCGACCTGCTTCCGTGGGGACAATCACCAGCGCTACCTCGTGCAGGGCAAGCTCGTGGCGGAGGCCCACGCCAAATAA
- a CDS encoding glycosyltransferase family 8 protein, producing the protein MNLLFAINGGYIPTFLGCMRSVLLHGGASHYEVFILHSDLTDGDEADIRTALPDVDFHFVFVDPAMFDGFPESKRYPRQIYYRIAAPLLLPDTLERILYLDADTVIINPLTALYATPFGDAYFMACTHTRKLLEKLNAARLGMDEAAPYINTGVLLYNLPALRADLDMERVRAFADEKQDVFLLPDQDILTALYGDRVHLLDSMVYNLSDRILALHNAELRNAPVDLDWVRAHTVIIHYCGRLKPWKPHYVGVLDVFYHELMEEIQK; encoded by the coding sequence ATGAACCTGCTCTTTGCGATCAATGGGGGCTACATCCCCACGTTTCTGGGCTGCATGCGCAGCGTGCTGCTGCACGGCGGCGCGAGCCACTACGAGGTGTTCATCCTGCACTCCGACCTCACGGACGGCGACGAGGCGGACATCCGCACAGCGCTGCCGGACGTGGATTTCCACTTCGTGTTCGTCGACCCCGCGATGTTCGATGGCTTTCCGGAATCGAAGCGCTACCCGCGCCAGATCTATTACCGCATCGCGGCGCCCCTGCTGCTACCGGACACGCTCGAGCGCATCCTCTATCTCGACGCGGACACGGTCATCATCAACCCGCTGACGGCGCTGTATGCCACGCCGTTCGGCGATGCGTACTTCATGGCCTGCACGCACACACGCAAGCTGCTCGAAAAGCTCAACGCCGCGCGTCTGGGCATGGACGAGGCTGCGCCGTACATCAACACCGGCGTGCTGCTGTATAACCTCCCCGCCCTGCGGGCCGATCTGGATATGGAGCGTGTGCGCGCCTTCGCCGACGAGAAGCAGGATGTGTTCCTGCTGCCGGATCAGGACATACTCACCGCGCTCTACGGCGACCGAGTGCACCTGCTCGACAGCATGGTCTATAATCTCAGCGACCGCATCCTCGCGCTGCACAACGCGGAGCTGCGAAACGCCCCGGTCGACCTCGACTGGGTGCGCGCGCACACGGTCATCATCCACTACTGCGGCCGGCTCAAGCCGTGGAAACCGCACTATGTCGGCGTGCTCGACGTGTTTTACCACGAGCTGATGGAAGAGATTCAGAAATAA
- a CDS encoding nucleoside deaminase: MEREEYMRAALALAHEAAADGEVPVGCVIADGAGRIIGRGRNRRERTHRADAHAEMEAIAEACRARGTWRLDACTLYVTLEPCPMCAGAIINARVPVVVYGAREPNFGSCGSVLNLFEERYGHHPAIYGGVLADDCTDVLRAFFGGLRG, from the coding sequence GTGGAGCGCGAGGAATATATGCGCGCAGCGCTCGCGCTCGCGCACGAGGCGGCGGCCGACGGCGAAGTGCCGGTCGGCTGCGTGATCGCCGACGGCGCGGGCCGCATCATCGGCCGCGGGCGCAACCGCCGCGAGCGGACGCACCGGGCCGACGCCCACGCCGAGATGGAGGCCATCGCCGAGGCATGCCGCGCGCGCGGCACGTGGCGGCTTGACGCATGCACGCTCTATGTCACACTTGAGCCGTGCCCCATGTGCGCCGGGGCGATCATCAACGCCCGCGTGCCGGTCGTCGTCTACGGCGCGAGGGAGCCAAACTTCGGCTCGTGCGGCAGCGTGCTCAACCTCTTTGAGGAGCGCTACGGCCACCATCCCGCCATCTACGGCGGCGTGCTGGCAGATGACTGCACGGATGTCCTGCGCGCGTTCTTCGGCGGCCTGCGCGGATAA
- the pta gene encoding phosphate acetyltransferase has protein sequence MFENLVEVLKANPRKIVYTEGTDARILESAARLKQGGFLTPILVGNVDDVKAAAKAGSFDIEGLEIIDPANYDKMDEMAQCMFDLRKGKMTMEEVRANLQKGNYFGTMLVKMGVADALLGGATYSTADTVRPALQLIKTKKGAHLVSSCFIMVRGDEMLAMGDCAINIDYQDTVDKATGEVTFSAAQKLAEVAIETAKTAETFGIDPKVAMLSFSTKGSGKGGTVALSHDATVIAKELAPELKLDGEMQFDAAVSPVVGQLKFPGSPVAGHANTFIFPCIEAGNIGYKIAQRLGGFAAYGPILQGLNAPINDLSRGCDAEEVYQMSIITAALA, from the coding sequence ATGTTTGAAAATCTGGTTGAAGTTCTCAAAGCCAATCCGCGCAAGATCGTCTACACCGAGGGCACCGACGCCCGCATCCTCGAGTCCGCTGCCCGCCTGAAGCAGGGCGGCTTCCTGACGCCGATCCTCGTCGGCAACGTCGATGACGTGAAGGCTGCGGCCAAGGCCGGCAGCTTCGACATCGAGGGTCTCGAGATCATCGACCCCGCCAACTACGACAAGATGGACGAGATGGCCCAGTGCATGTTTGACCTGCGCAAGGGCAAGATGACCATGGAAGAAGTCCGCGCCAACCTGCAGAAGGGCAACTACTTCGGCACGATGCTCGTGAAGATGGGCGTGGCCGACGCGCTGCTCGGCGGTGCGACCTACTCCACCGCGGACACCGTCCGTCCGGCGCTGCAGCTCATCAAGACCAAGAAGGGCGCCCACCTCGTGAGCTCCTGCTTCATCATGGTCCGCGGCGACGAGATGCTCGCCATGGGCGACTGCGCCATCAACATCGACTATCAGGACACCGTCGACAAGGCCACCGGCGAGGTCACGTTCTCTGCCGCGCAGAAGCTGGCCGAGGTCGCCATCGAGACCGCCAAGACCGCCGAGACCTTCGGCATCGACCCGAAGGTCGCCATGCTGAGCTTCTCCACCAAGGGCTCCGGCAAGGGCGGCACGGTCGCGCTCAGCCACGACGCCACCGTCATCGCCAAGGAGCTCGCGCCCGAGCTGAAGCTCGACGGCGAGATGCAGTTCGACGCGGCCGTTTCCCCGGTCGTCGGCCAGCTGAAGTTCCCCGGCTCTCCGGTCGCGGGCCACGCCAACACCTTCATCTTCCCGTGCATCGAAGCCGGCAATATTGGCTATAAGATCGCGCAGCGCCTCGGCGGCTTCGCGGCCTACGGCCCGATCCTGCAGGGTCTGAACGCCCCGATCAACGACCTGTCCCGCGGCTGCGACGCCGAGGAAGTCTACCAGATGTCCATCATCACGGCGGCTCTGGCCTGA
- the rfbA gene encoding glucose-1-phosphate thymidylyltransferase RfbA: MKGIILAGGSGTRLYPLTRVTSKQLLPVYDKPMIYYPLSTLMLAGIRDILIISTPEDTPRFERLLGDGSQFGIRLSYAVQPHPDGLAQAFLIGADFIGGDTCAMILGDNIFYGNRFRSNLCEAVANAEAGYATIFGYHVKDPERFGVVEFDQDKRVLSVEEKPAHPRSNYCVTGLYFYDNRVVDMARQVRPSARGELEITDLNRLYLDADRLKVQLLGRGFAWLDTGTVESLMDAAVFVQTVQNRQDVIISAPEEVAYHMGWLTKAQLLAAAARYDHSPYGTHLRAVAEDKLVFERELHD; encoded by the coding sequence ATGAAAGGCATCATCCTCGCCGGTGGCTCCGGCACGCGGCTGTACCCGCTCACGCGGGTCACGTCCAAGCAGCTGCTGCCCGTGTACGACAAGCCCATGATCTATTACCCGCTCTCGACGCTCATGCTCGCGGGCATCCGCGACATTCTCATCATCTCCACGCCGGAGGACACGCCGCGTTTCGAGCGCCTGCTCGGCGACGGGAGCCAGTTCGGCATCCGCCTGTCCTACGCGGTGCAGCCGCACCCGGACGGGCTCGCGCAGGCGTTTCTGATCGGGGCAGACTTCATCGGCGGCGACACGTGCGCCATGATCCTCGGCGACAATATTTTCTACGGCAACCGCTTTCGCAGCAACCTGTGCGAGGCGGTCGCAAATGCCGAGGCGGGCTATGCCACGATCTTCGGCTACCACGTCAAAGACCCGGAGCGCTTCGGCGTTGTGGAGTTTGACCAGGACAAGCGCGTGCTGTCCGTGGAGGAAAAGCCGGCGCACCCGCGCTCGAACTACTGCGTCACGGGCCTGTATTTTTACGACAACCGCGTCGTGGACATGGCACGGCAGGTGCGCCCGTCCGCCCGCGGCGAGCTGGAGATCACGGATCTCAACCGGCTCTATCTTGATGCCGACCGGCTGAAGGTGCAGCTGCTCGGCCGCGGGTTTGCCTGGCTCGACACCGGTACGGTCGAGAGCCTCATGGACGCGGCGGTCTTTGTCCAGACGGTGCAGAACCGCCAGGACGTGATCATTTCCGCGCCGGAAGAGGTGGCCTATCACATGGGCTGGCTCACGAAGGCGCAGCTGCTGGCCGCCGCTGCGCGCTATGACCACTCGCCCTACGGCACGCACCTGCGCGCGGTCGCGGAGGACAAACTTGTGTTTGAGAGGGAGCTGCATGACTAG
- a CDS encoding GNAT family N-acetyltransferase: MRQEAVPRAIIRPAAAHDLARIEEIYDAIHTAEEAGNVSIGWVRGVYPTRATAQAALDAGELFVLESDGTVYAAGRINREQVPVYAEVPWAHDAAPEQVLVLHTLVVDPAAAGHGYGTQFVRFYEQYAREHGCPELRIDTNAKNANARRLYAYLGYREAGIVPCTFNGIDGVALVCLEKWMGSEP, from the coding sequence ATGAGACAGGAGGCAGTACCCAGGGCGATCATCCGCCCAGCAGCTGCGCACGACCTTGCGCGCATTGAAGAGATCTATGACGCGATCCACACGGCCGAGGAGGCCGGGAACGTCAGCATCGGCTGGGTGCGCGGCGTGTACCCGACGCGCGCGACCGCACAGGCCGCGCTGGACGCCGGCGAGCTGTTCGTGCTGGAGAGCGACGGCACTGTCTATGCCGCCGGGCGCATCAACCGCGAACAGGTGCCGGTGTATGCCGAGGTGCCGTGGGCGCACGACGCAGCGCCGGAGCAGGTGCTCGTGCTGCACACGCTCGTCGTTGACCCGGCGGCCGCCGGGCACGGCTACGGCACGCAGTTCGTGCGTTTTTATGAACAATACGCCCGGGAGCACGGCTGCCCGGAGCTGCGCATCGACACGAACGCGAAAAACGCCAACGCCCGCCGGCTCTACGCCTATCTCGGCTACCGCGAGGCCGGGATCGTACCGTGCACGTTCAACGGCATCGACGGCGTCGCGCTCGTGTGCCTGGAAAAGTGGATGGGCAGCGAACCATAA
- the lepA gene encoding translation elongation factor 4: MIPQEDIRNFSIIAHIDHGKSTLSDRLIELCGAVDQREMEPQLLDNMDLERERGITIKARAVGLTYHRGGKTYTLNLIDTPGHVDFNYEVSRSLAACEGAVLIVDASQGVEAQTLANTYLALEHDLEILPVINKIDLPAADPQRTKTEIEDIIGIPAMDAPEISAKQGINIQAVLDDIVDHVPAPKGDPNAPLQALVFDSQYDSYRGVIVLMRIVAGTLRRGMEVTMMSTGASYKVLEVGHLRPIGLDPCDELGCGDVGYFTASIKNVEDTRVGDTVTETARPAAEPLPGYRPARSMVYCGIYTEDGSKYPDLRDALEKLKLNDASLSFEPESSVALGFGFRCGFLGMLHMEIIQERLEREFDLDLITTLPSVIYRITKTDGTVLMIDNPHDYPNPASIEVAEEPFVNVSIITPQEFVGNIMPLCQDLRGEYKNMQYLDSRLVELHYEMPLNEIVYNFFDTLKARTKGYASLDYEFSSYHPSELVKVDMLLNGDQVDALSFIAHKDKAYGRARKLCEKLKENIPRQLFEIPVQAAIGGKIIARETVKALRKDVLAKCYGGDITRKKKLLEKQKEGKKKMRQLGTVQIPTEAFLAVLKLDE; this comes from the coding sequence ATGATCCCACAAGAAGACATCCGCAATTTTTCGATCATCGCACACATCGACCACGGCAAGTCCACGTTGTCCGACCGGCTCATCGAGCTGTGCGGCGCCGTGGATCAGCGCGAGATGGAGCCGCAGCTGCTCGACAACATGGACCTCGAGCGCGAGCGCGGCATCACGATCAAGGCGCGCGCCGTCGGCCTGACGTATCACCGCGGCGGCAAGACCTACACGCTCAACCTCATCGACACGCCGGGCCATGTGGACTTCAACTACGAGGTCAGCCGCTCGCTCGCCGCGTGCGAGGGCGCCGTGCTGATCGTGGACGCCTCGCAGGGCGTGGAGGCGCAGACGCTCGCCAACACCTACCTGGCGCTCGAGCACGATCTCGAGATCCTGCCGGTCATCAACAAGATCGACCTGCCGGCCGCCGACCCCCAGCGCACCAAGACCGAGATCGAGGACATCATCGGCATCCCGGCCATGGACGCGCCGGAGATCTCGGCCAAGCAGGGCATCAACATCCAGGCCGTGCTCGACGACATCGTTGACCACGTCCCCGCCCCGAAGGGCGACCCGAACGCCCCGCTGCAGGCGCTCGTATTCGACAGCCAGTATGACAGCTACCGCGGCGTCATCGTGCTCATGCGCATCGTGGCCGGCACGCTCCGGCGCGGCATGGAGGTGACGATGATGTCCACCGGCGCGTCGTACAAGGTGCTGGAGGTCGGCCACCTGCGGCCCATCGGTCTCGACCCGTGCGACGAGCTCGGCTGCGGCGACGTGGGCTACTTCACGGCGAGCATCAAGAACGTGGAGGACACGCGCGTGGGCGACACCGTGACCGAAACGGCCCGCCCCGCCGCTGAGCCGCTGCCCGGCTACCGCCCGGCGCGGTCGATGGTCTACTGCGGCATTTACACCGAGGACGGCTCGAAGTACCCCGATCTGCGCGACGCGCTCGAAAAGCTCAAGCTCAACGACGCCTCGCTCTCGTTCGAGCCGGAGTCGTCGGTCGCGCTCGGCTTCGGCTTCCGGTGCGGCTTTCTCGGTATGCTGCACATGGAGATCATTCAGGAGCGGCTCGAGCGCGAGTTTGACCTTGACCTCATCACGACGCTGCCGAGCGTCATCTACCGCATCACAAAGACCGACGGCACGGTGCTCATGATCGACAACCCGCACGACTACCCGAACCCCGCGTCCATCGAGGTCGCGGAAGAGCCGTTCGTGAACGTGTCGATCATCACGCCGCAGGAATTCGTCGGCAACATCATGCCGCTGTGCCAGGATCTGCGCGGCGAGTACAAAAATATGCAGTATCTCGACAGCCGGCTCGTGGAGCTGCACTACGAGATGCCGCTCAACGAGATCGTCTACAACTTCTTCGACACGCTCAAGGCACGCACGAAGGGGTACGCCTCGCTCGACTATGAATTTTCCAGCTACCACCCGAGCGAGCTCGTGAAAGTGGACATGCTGCTCAACGGCGACCAGGTCGACGCGCTGAGCTTCATCGCCCACAAGGACAAGGCCTACGGCCGGGCGCGCAAGCTGTGCGAAAAGCTCAAGGAGAACATCCCGCGGCAGCTGTTCGAGATCCCGGTGCAGGCCGCGATCGGCGGCAAGATCATCGCGCGCGAGACCGTCAAGGCCCTGCGCAAGGACGTGCTCGCCAAGTGCTACGGCGGCGACATCACGCGCAAGAAAAAGCTGCTCGAAAAGCAAAAGGAAGGCAAGAAGAAAATGCGCCAGCTCGGCACGGTCCAGATCCCCACGGAGGCATTTCTCGCCGTGCTCAAGCTCGATGAATAA
- a CDS encoding GDSL-type esterase/lipase family protein: MDDSKTAARWVSAWSTSPIDASLSESGVLDRLGVAVTDVSARTAVQLTAGGTHVRLTLSNIFGVLPLHVAACTIAIGADDARGIDPATLRTVTFGGQTHVRIGAGESCTSDAAALPVAAGQTLAVTVFYRGINAMRTIGLIGGCSHAELGNCTRRTLLHMAVPMQHTADSGAYEVIPALTEIDVLAAAGTHACVIFGDSTVANELPRLLAARLRADGIENVSVTQAAIKGDRLVADGVGRAAKLLGGAGVKRFARDVLAQAGADMVLVKLGANDLIHPHCQSKQGLLTPVTFAQMTAGYRALADMAHAQGMRIWFCELTPWKGYTRNLFGRGDDIQWSPEYDALRLELNAWFQGADCPADGYIPLDALADPNDPDALVPAYTTDGVHHTPAGQRALAALIPEDIFVT; encoded by the coding sequence ATGGACGATTCCAAAACTGCCGCCCGCTGGGTCAGCGCGTGGAGCACCAGCCCCATCGACGCGAGCCTGTCCGAGTCCGGCGTGCTCGACCGGCTCGGCGTGGCCGTGACGGATGTATCCGCGCGCACGGCCGTGCAGCTCACGGCCGGGGGCACGCACGTGCGCCTGACGCTCTCGAACATCTTCGGCGTGCTGCCGCTGCACGTGGCGGCCTGTACCATCGCCATCGGCGCAGACGATGCACGCGGCATTGACCCCGCCACGCTGCGCACCGTGACCTTCGGCGGGCAGACGCACGTGCGCATCGGCGCGGGAGAAAGCTGCACGTCCGACGCGGCCGCGCTGCCGGTCGCCGCCGGGCAGACGCTGGCCGTGACGGTCTTTTACCGCGGCATCAACGCCATGCGCACGATTGGACTCATCGGCGGATGCAGCCATGCCGAGCTCGGCAACTGCACGCGCCGCACTCTGCTGCACATGGCCGTGCCGATGCAGCACACGGCGGACTCCGGCGCGTATGAGGTCATCCCCGCGCTCACGGAGATCGACGTGCTGGCCGCGGCCGGGACGCATGCGTGCGTCATCTTCGGCGACTCGACCGTGGCAAACGAGCTGCCGCGCCTGCTGGCCGCGCGCCTGCGCGCCGATGGCATTGAAAACGTAAGCGTGACGCAGGCCGCCATCAAGGGCGACCGGCTGGTGGCCGACGGCGTGGGCCGCGCGGCAAAGCTGCTCGGCGGCGCGGGCGTAAAGCGCTTCGCGCGCGATGTGCTCGCGCAGGCGGGCGCGGACATGGTGCTCGTCAAGCTCGGCGCGAACGATCTCATCCACCCGCACTGCCAGAGCAAGCAGGGGCTGCTGACCCCGGTGACGTTCGCGCAGATGACGGCGGGCTACCGCGCACTTGCCGACATGGCCCACGCACAGGGCATGCGCATCTGGTTTTGCGAGCTCACGCCGTGGAAGGGCTACACGCGCAACCTCTTCGGCCGCGGGGACGACATTCAGTGGTCGCCGGAATATGACGCGCTGCGGCTGGAGCTCAACGCCTGGTTTCAGGGCGCGGACTGCCCCGCCGACGGGTACATCCCACTCGACGCTCTGGCCGACCCCAACGATCCGGACGCGCTCGTCCCGGCCTACACGACCGACGGCGTGCACCACACCCCGGCCGGGCAGCGGGCGCTCGCCGCGCTGATCCCGGAAGACATCTTTGTGACATGA